From the Leptospira sp. WS60.C2 genome, one window contains:
- the secE gene encoding preprotein translocase subunit SecE — MKATSFIQECKAELEKVHWPTRQEVVSSTVVVLVTVFIFSLFLSASDFVFLKLLKWFWALGT, encoded by the coding sequence ATGAAAGCTACGAGTTTCATTCAGGAATGTAAAGCAGAACTTGAAAAAGTACATTGGCCTACGCGCCAAGAAGTAGTCAGTTCTACCGTTGTAGTCCTAGTTACAGTATTTATCTTTTCCCTATTTTTATCAGCTTCGGATTTTGTATTCTTGAAGCTTTTAAAGTGGTTCTGGGCATTAGGAACATAG
- a CDS encoding histidine kinase has translation MAKPFVELEAQIPDLVKAKSKIVVRSSRMNRQLEQYVLGLITNILNEVGQTQFVEMLYTISKELTINGIKANQKRVFFEDEGLDITDEADYFQGIKEYSKKFSEKMADEYGKRCLARGVYVQIKFHYCPDGLLVEVTNNTPVIKTEEVRMREKMKKSMAYNDIAEFYMDNMDNTEGAGLGIALIMILLKNEGVDPNLFRIITHADRTVARVEIPFNDNYVSFRSAELAEI, from the coding sequence GTGGCGAAACCGTTTGTAGAATTAGAAGCACAAATCCCCGATTTAGTAAAGGCAAAATCGAAGATCGTCGTCCGCTCTTCCCGGATGAATCGCCAGTTGGAACAATATGTGCTTGGACTCATCACGAATATCTTAAACGAAGTGGGACAAACTCAATTTGTGGAAATGCTCTACACCATTTCCAAAGAACTTACCATTAACGGAATCAAAGCCAACCAAAAACGAGTTTTTTTCGAAGATGAAGGGCTCGACATCACCGACGAAGCAGACTATTTCCAAGGGATCAAAGAGTATTCCAAAAAATTCTCTGAGAAAATGGCAGATGAATATGGGAAACGTTGCTTGGCACGTGGTGTATATGTACAAATCAAATTCCACTACTGCCCTGATGGTCTTCTCGTTGAGGTGACAAACAATACACCCGTCATCAAAACCGAAGAAGTGCGGATGCGCGAAAAAATGAAAAAGTCCATGGCATACAATGACATCGCTGAATTCTATATGGACAATATGGACAACACGGAAGGTGCAGGACTTGGGATTGCCCTCATCATGATTTTACTTAAAAACGAAGGGGTTGACCCTAACCTATTTCGCATCATCACACATGCAGACAGAACAGTGGCTCGCGTAGAAATTCCGTTTAACGATAATTATGTGTCTTTTCGCAGTGCCGAACTTGCTGAAATTTAG
- a CDS encoding SDR family NAD(P)-dependent oxidoreductase: MELKGANVLVTGSAGGLGKAMAYRLGKAGANIILSDIQKDKLDETVSLFQKEGIKTTGIVANVAKEEDSIRLIEEAAAFQGSLDVAILNAGILRDGLLIRVDKETGKVKGKMGIDQWQSVIDVNLTGVFLTGREAAAKMVEQKKGVIIPIASIAMHGNSGQTNYSAAKAGVAAMTVTWSKELAKFGIRVAGIAPGFIGTEMVLKDMNPEALAKWKSIIPVGRLGEPDEIASTAEFIIMNDLVTGVVLEISGGVRI; encoded by the coding sequence ATGGAATTAAAAGGTGCAAACGTTCTCGTCACCGGATCTGCCGGTGGACTCGGAAAGGCAATGGCTTACCGATTGGGTAAAGCAGGAGCCAATATCATTCTCTCTGACATCCAAAAAGATAAATTGGATGAAACAGTATCCCTCTTCCAAAAGGAAGGAATCAAAACCACAGGTATCGTTGCCAACGTGGCAAAAGAAGAAGATAGCATCCGACTCATTGAAGAAGCGGCGGCATTCCAAGGTAGCTTGGATGTAGCAATCCTCAATGCAGGGATCTTACGAGATGGACTTCTCATCCGCGTGGACAAAGAAACAGGGAAAGTCAAAGGAAAGATGGGAATCGACCAATGGCAATCCGTCATTGACGTCAACTTAACGGGAGTCTTTCTCACTGGCCGAGAAGCAGCCGCAAAAATGGTGGAACAGAAAAAAGGTGTGATCATCCCGATTGCCTCCATTGCGATGCATGGAAACTCAGGCCAAACCAACTACAGTGCTGCAAAAGCTGGAGTTGCTGCGATGACTGTGACTTGGTCCAAAGAACTTGCTAAGTTTGGGATCAGAGTGGCAGGAATTGCACCTGGTTTCATTGGAACCGAAATGGTTTTAAAAGATATGAATCCAGAAGCACTTGCGAAATGGAAATCCATCATCCCTGTGGGAAGATTAGGAGAACCAGATGAAATCGCATCCACTGCCGAATTTATTATTATGAATGATCTCGTCACCGGGGTGGTTTTGGAAATTTCTGGCGGAGTGCGAATCTAA
- a CDS encoding helix-turn-helix transcriptional regulator: MKIKTELSKQQLEQAIKGIQGIAHPIRLLILYTLAKEEKTVGQLVELLGTSQSAASQHLSKMKNNGILESRKSSNQVFYRLKDAKFKDLIQTIVKVYKK; the protein is encoded by the coding sequence ATGAAAATAAAAACAGAACTATCGAAACAACAATTGGAACAAGCGATTAAAGGAATTCAAGGGATAGCCCACCCGATTCGTTTGCTCATCCTGTATACTTTGGCAAAAGAAGAAAAAACAGTAGGTCAACTCGTAGAATTACTTGGAACGAGTCAATCGGCCGCTTCTCAACACTTAAGCAAAATGAAAAACAATGGAATTTTGGAATCGAGGAAATCTTCGAACCAAGTGTTCTATCGTTTGAAAGATGCAAAGTTCAAAGACTTAATCCAAACCATTGTAAAAGTGTACAAAAAGTAA
- the rfaD gene encoding ADP-glyceromanno-heptose 6-epimerase produces MAKKFTLVTGGAGLIGSQIIEDLNHNGNTDILVVDHLGTSEKWKNLQRNFFFDYFEKDQFEALVDSGHSLLSEISEIYHLGACSATTEKDATYLIHNNFHYTKKLAHLAVDRNIPFLYASSAATYGEGEFGYDDKAPIENLKPLNMYGYSKHLFDLYAKKTKIADKLIGLKYFNVFGYGEAHKGDMRSLVLKGYEQIRDTGKLKLFKSYKPEYKDGEQKRDFLYVKDASKISIYLLSERKYGLYNVGRGMAETWNDLAGALFQAMKRPTNIEYVEMPDSLKGKYQYYTCADMEKLQKVGYPFGFTNLPDSIREYVHLLEQEAK; encoded by the coding sequence ATGGCAAAAAAATTTACGTTAGTCACGGGCGGAGCGGGGCTCATTGGCTCCCAAATCATCGAAGACCTAAATCATAATGGGAACACAGATATTTTGGTCGTAGACCATTTGGGAACTTCTGAAAAATGGAAAAACCTACAACGGAATTTTTTCTTCGATTATTTCGAAAAAGATCAGTTTGAAGCTTTGGTAGATAGTGGGCATTCTCTTTTATCTGAGATTTCTGAAATTTACCATTTGGGTGCTTGTTCTGCGACTACAGAAAAAGATGCCACATATTTAATTCATAATAACTTCCATTATACGAAAAAGTTAGCACACCTCGCTGTCGATAGAAACATTCCTTTTTTATATGCTTCGAGTGCTGCCACTTATGGGGAAGGGGAATTTGGTTATGATGACAAAGCCCCCATTGAAAATCTAAAACCATTGAATATGTATGGTTATTCCAAACATCTATTTGATTTGTATGCCAAAAAAACAAAAATCGCAGACAAACTGATCGGTCTCAAATACTTCAATGTGTTTGGGTATGGAGAAGCTCACAAAGGGGACATGCGTAGTCTTGTACTCAAAGGATACGAACAAATCCGTGATACAGGAAAACTCAAACTCTTTAAGTCCTACAAACCTGAATACAAAGATGGGGAACAAAAACGAGATTTTTTATATGTAAAAGATGCGAGTAAAATCAGCATTTACTTACTGAGTGAAAGAAAATACGGATTGTACAACGTAGGAAGGGGAATGGCGGAAACTTGGAACGACTTAGCAGGTGCACTTTTCCAAGCTATGAAACGACCAACCAACATTGAATATGTGGAAATGCCTGATTCTCTCAAAGGCAAATACCAATATTACACCTGTGCTGATATGGAAAAATTACAGAAAGTAGGGTATCCGTTTGGTTTTACAAACCTCCCGGATTCCATCCGCGAATACGTTCACCTCTTGGAACAAGAAGCGAAGTAA
- a CDS encoding UbiD family decarboxylase — MVSLRSTNDFVKLLQREGEVRVISESVDPHLELAEIQRRVVAKKGPALLFTDVKGTKFPVATNLYGSEKRIHLAFGEKPVQTIARLAKLAKEIFPPTFSKLWNERSLALLPFQVGLKHVRRAPILEGQVSRVEELPGLVSWPKDGGPFVTLPLVYTQHPHSGNGNLGMYRVQLFGEKTVGMHIQIHRGGGFHYYEAEKENKALPAHVYIGGPPALTIAAVAPLPEEIPELVFASFLMGEKLRMKKDKSISPYPIVADADFALIGTIPPKRRRPEGPFGDHYGYYSLLHDYPYLDLSHILHRKDAIWAATVVGRPPQEDHYIAEFLQDLLSPMFPLVMPQVLGVWAYEESGVHSLAAAVVKERYFREAFMGALRILGEGQLSLTKCLLVTNERVNLKNFSETFRVITERCDPRTDFFIFSNISQDTLDYTSGTVNKGSKLLWMGISDEKKAGVRPNLPTTFNANLKDKRFQKPKVFLPGVLVVEGSAFQTNDRLAETLLTEDLGGFSYVFLVDDSEDAIKSDSDFIWTMFTRMEPASDVYARTETTRNHISYQIPIVFDCRMKPWIPEVLTPLPETVKQVEERFGKWIDSL; from the coding sequence ATGGTATCACTACGATCTACGAATGATTTTGTAAAACTTTTGCAAAGGGAGGGAGAGGTCCGTGTGATTTCTGAGTCCGTGGATCCCCATTTGGAACTTGCGGAAATCCAAAGGCGAGTTGTTGCCAAAAAAGGCCCAGCACTCCTTTTTACTGACGTAAAAGGAACCAAGTTTCCCGTGGCAACGAATCTATACGGTTCTGAAAAACGAATCCACTTAGCGTTTGGCGAAAAGCCAGTCCAAACGATTGCAAGGCTTGCCAAACTTGCCAAAGAAATATTTCCTCCCACATTTTCCAAACTTTGGAACGAAAGATCCCTTGCTCTCCTACCGTTTCAAGTCGGACTGAAACACGTTAGACGAGCCCCCATTTTGGAAGGGCAAGTTTCCCGTGTCGAAGAACTCCCAGGGCTTGTGTCTTGGCCAAAAGACGGAGGTCCTTTTGTGACCTTACCTTTGGTGTATACACAACATCCGCATTCAGGAAATGGAAATTTGGGGATGTATCGTGTGCAGTTGTTTGGTGAAAAAACTGTCGGAATGCACATCCAAATTCATAGAGGAGGTGGGTTTCATTATTACGAAGCAGAAAAAGAAAACAAAGCACTTCCTGCCCACGTTTACATCGGGGGCCCTCCCGCACTTACGATTGCGGCAGTTGCACCACTTCCTGAAGAGATCCCCGAGCTTGTCTTTGCTTCGTTTCTTATGGGTGAAAAACTTCGTATGAAAAAAGACAAATCGATTTCACCTTACCCCATTGTTGCTGATGCTGATTTTGCGCTCATAGGAACCATTCCCCCAAAACGAAGAAGACCCGAAGGTCCGTTTGGAGACCATTATGGATACTATTCCTTGTTACACGATTACCCATACTTAGATCTCTCTCATATCCTGCATAGAAAAGATGCCATTTGGGCAGCAACCGTAGTGGGAAGACCTCCGCAAGAAGACCATTACATTGCGGAGTTTTTACAAGATTTACTGTCTCCGATGTTTCCACTTGTGATGCCACAGGTACTCGGTGTATGGGCTTATGAAGAATCGGGTGTTCACTCTCTTGCCGCGGCAGTGGTGAAAGAACGATATTTCCGCGAAGCCTTTATGGGAGCCCTTCGGATTTTAGGGGAAGGACAACTCTCTCTCACGAAGTGTTTACTTGTGACCAACGAACGAGTGAATCTAAAAAACTTTTCGGAAACCTTCCGAGTCATCACCGAACGATGTGATCCAAGAACTGATTTTTTTATCTTCAGTAACATCAGCCAAGACACACTGGATTATACAAGTGGCACGGTAAACAAAGGAAGTAAACTTTTGTGGATGGGAATCAGTGATGAGAAAAAAGCTGGAGTCAGACCCAATCTTCCCACTACCTTCAATGCGAATCTCAAAGACAAACGCTTCCAAAAACCAAAAGTGTTTTTGCCCGGAGTGCTTGTGGTGGAAGGATCTGCTTTTCAAACGAATGACCGTTTAGCAGAAACACTTCTCACAGAAGACTTAGGAGGTTTCTCTTATGTGTTTCTTGTGGATGATTCCGAAGATGCCATAAAATCAGATTCTGATTTTATATGGACTATGTTTACCCGCATGGAACCTGCATCCGATGTATACGCGAGAACAGAAACGACTCGTAATCATATCTCTTACCAAATTCCGATTGTGTTTGACTGTCGTATGAAACCCTGGATCCCAGAAGTGCTTACACCTCTTCCCGAAACTGTCAAACAAGTGGAAGAACGGTTTGGTAAATGGATTGATTCCCTGTAA
- a CDS encoding phosphatase domain-containing protein produces the protein MSQEPNTSQPIITDIKRIAVCGGSLGRERRSYVRGQVVDVGITDLMKADGLWDLVTGLFKGDETKITPFLDFSLAPVRKPVLKLEVFDLSGKLIYTSGKIKADEDGFFSCEIRDKLPVGFHDFQVILEGLDSFRQYSKDLAHLNANENSILGKTTIVGKGKLRILPEDYQGIVVTSDIDQTYLATDIHSGKGKFTALFETPNQKQALPGMPELYRELRLSTENAPLAFISASPHFFRRTMLATIAKDNIQIESLHLKYLEGTIKGVFDKVIDTIFNPLEFLQNGFKPAWSRTKKFLGASYQSLFDQMSYKLSILLYDRIYLPTQAKEILLGDNTESDYMIFTLYQLICMGKISGDTLEEYLYRLNFLGRDAITRDAAKKIRLYAEEILRIHGPMNPVVLTLINQTNHGPTEAEMIQKVKDALPNGLFDAEFSTKQAFYGTEGAMGMAIILEKYRFLDTNQILAVIAGMIGKVMDGKLVDEEFLLNHLDRLTLPKEAEGTKIKIMESLTSAFQNE, from the coding sequence ATGTCCCAAGAACCAAATACTTCACAACCTATCATTACTGATATCAAAAGAATCGCAGTTTGTGGCGGATCGTTAGGAAGAGAACGTCGATCCTATGTACGGGGCCAGGTGGTCGATGTAGGAATTACTGACCTAATGAAAGCGGATGGTCTATGGGACCTCGTCACGGGCTTATTTAAAGGCGACGAGACGAAAATTACGCCGTTCCTCGATTTTTCCCTCGCACCCGTTCGTAAACCAGTCCTCAAACTGGAAGTTTTCGATCTTTCAGGCAAATTGATTTACACATCGGGAAAAATCAAAGCAGACGAAGACGGATTTTTTTCTTGTGAAATCCGGGACAAACTTCCCGTAGGATTTCATGATTTCCAAGTCATCTTAGAAGGTTTGGATAGTTTCCGACAGTATTCAAAAGACTTAGCTCATCTCAACGCAAATGAAAATTCCATCCTTGGTAAAACCACAATTGTGGGAAAAGGAAAACTTCGCATCTTACCGGAGGACTACCAAGGAATCGTTGTTACTTCTGACATTGACCAAACCTACCTTGCCACAGACATCCATTCCGGAAAAGGAAAGTTCACAGCATTATTTGAAACACCAAACCAAAAACAGGCGCTCCCTGGAATGCCGGAATTGTATAGAGAGCTTCGCCTATCCACAGAGAATGCTCCCCTAGCCTTTATCTCTGCAAGCCCTCATTTTTTTAGAAGGACAATGCTTGCAACCATAGCAAAAGACAATATACAAATTGAATCATTACACTTAAAGTATTTAGAAGGAACGATCAAAGGTGTCTTTGATAAAGTGATCGATACCATTTTTAACCCACTCGAGTTTTTACAAAATGGATTTAAACCAGCGTGGTCTCGCACTAAGAAGTTTTTGGGAGCTTCGTATCAGAGTTTATTTGATCAAATGTCTTACAAACTCTCGATTCTGCTTTATGATCGAATTTATTTGCCAACCCAAGCGAAAGAAATTCTTTTGGGGGACAATACAGAATCAGATTATATGATCTTTACCCTCTACCAATTGATCTGTATGGGTAAAATTTCGGGAGACACATTAGAAGAATACTTATACCGATTGAATTTCCTTGGAAGAGATGCGATTACAAGAGACGCTGCTAAAAAAATCCGGTTGTATGCAGAAGAAATTTTAAGAATCCACGGGCCAATGAATCCTGTCGTTTTAACCCTCATCAACCAAACGAATCACGGACCAACGGAAGCTGAAATGATCCAAAAAGTAAAAGACGCTCTTCCAAACGGTTTGTTTGACGCTGAGTTTTCCACAAAACAAGCATTCTATGGAACAGAAGGTGCGATGGGAATGGCCATCATTTTAGAGAAATATCGATTTTTAGATACAAATCAAATTCTTGCCGTAATCGCTGGGATGATTGGTAAGGTAATGGACGGAAAACTTGTGGATGAGGAATTTCTTTTAAATCATTTAGATCGACTGACTCTTCCAAAAGAGGCAGAAGGAACCAAAATCAAAATAATGGAAAGTCTTACCTCAGCGTTTCAAAATGAGTGA
- a CDS encoding acyltransferase family protein: MRAYIRDIFEKSNTDDNQLFGIRAISCFLVIVIHTFHFAQNQVTGLHPFVLNYIQNLEFIMDIFFLMSAYLVSASFLKDKDRIGFFPSWKAFIQKRSFRIFPLFLCILGIYIIAWRFSLEIAAKTGNLESNQLESGYNMAWYSDLFYFSNYFSNRLLAHGWSLSLEEQFYLILPFLILFITKINKEQILRSILFVILTTTIFLRFFVFSNEVTFNFEVYKKTIFEPTHTRFEPFVLGVFLAIVRVNRKKIFTFEGNQLHFWLLVSTLLLVVFNAFTIEEIPFLFYTIRITLFSFFSFFLIYFTLENRKENRFKKFLSNPIFVPIGKLSYGIYLIHFPIVILILEKFKNGTNLNEFGYVKLFVSSFISLFVTFVLAWIAYLIIEKPFIRMREWTNLRFDIKKNTFYANPINRSEFPIVIILLNLSIFLPYLFSLALIKLNFFFGASGGSISKLLLIVPICLLTYYFIRYRKDPFTYFVTIKQNLHEK; the protein is encoded by the coding sequence ATGCGAGCCTATATCAGAGACATTTTTGAAAAATCTAATACCGATGATAACCAACTCTTTGGAATTCGAGCGATCAGTTGCTTTCTTGTCATAGTCATCCACACCTTTCATTTCGCACAAAACCAAGTCACAGGCCTTCATCCTTTTGTACTCAACTATATCCAAAATTTAGAATTCATCATGGATATTTTTTTCTTAATGAGTGCCTATTTAGTTTCTGCTTCCTTTTTAAAAGATAAGGACAGGATCGGTTTTTTTCCTAGCTGGAAAGCTTTCATCCAAAAGAGATCATTCCGTATCTTTCCTTTATTTTTATGCATCTTAGGTATCTATATCATCGCTTGGAGATTTTCATTAGAAATTGCAGCAAAAACAGGAAATTTAGAATCCAATCAGTTAGAATCGGGTTACAATATGGCTTGGTATTCGGATCTATTTTATTTTTCGAATTACTTTTCAAATCGTTTGCTTGCTCACGGTTGGTCACTCTCGCTCGAGGAACAATTTTATTTAATTTTACCGTTTCTAATACTTTTCATTACCAAAATCAACAAAGAACAAATCTTAAGAAGTATCTTATTCGTAATCCTTACGACCACGATCTTTCTACGTTTTTTTGTATTTTCAAACGAAGTTACGTTCAATTTCGAAGTTTATAAAAAAACAATTTTCGAACCAACTCACACAAGATTTGAACCATTTGTGTTAGGAGTATTTCTTGCTATTGTAAGAGTGAATCGAAAGAAAATTTTCACCTTCGAAGGAAATCAATTACACTTCTGGTTACTTGTGAGTACCTTGCTTCTAGTCGTATTTAATGCCTTCACAATTGAAGAAATTCCTTTCTTATTTTATACGATCCGAATCACCCTCTTCTCATTTTTTAGTTTTTTCTTAATCTATTTCACCTTAGAAAATCGAAAAGAGAACCGATTCAAAAAATTTCTATCGAATCCAATCTTTGTGCCTATTGGTAAATTGAGTTATGGAATTTATTTAATCCACTTTCCAATCGTCATTCTCATTCTCGAAAAATTCAAAAACGGAACGAATTTAAATGAATTTGGTTACGTAAAACTATTCGTAAGCTCATTCATATCTCTATTCGTTACATTTGTTTTAGCCTGGATTGCTTATTTAATCATCGAAAAACCATTCATTCGAATGAGAGAGTGGACGAACTTAAGGTTTGATATCAAGAAGAATACTTTTTATGCAAATCCAATCAATCGATCTGAGTTCCCAATTGTAATCATACTACTGAATTTGTCAATCTTCCTCCCTTATCTATTCTCATTGGCATTAATCAAATTAAACTTTTTCTTTGGTGCGTCAGGTGGAAGTATTTCTAAGCTTTTACTGATTGTTCCAATTTGTTTATTAACCTACTATTTCATAAGATACCGAAAAGATCCATTTACGTACTTCGTTACGATCAAGCAAAATCTTCACGAAAAGTAA
- a CDS encoding glycosyltransferase family 2 protein produces MKRYLEKRANPKLLSVVIPCFNEEKVLPFLQSRIINVLESFRLKFELILVNDGSSDRTIFQLVEWAEKDARVKIISLSRNFGHQIAVTAGMDYASGDAVVIMDADLQDPPEVIGKMLEKYKEGYDVVYGQRLARSGESFFKKVTAWAFYRLMKILVHRDLPLDSGDFRLISRRCLIELNRLRENHRFLRGMNAWIGFPQTPVFYNRDPRVAGETKYPLRKMLKLAMNAAVSFSPLPLRFSLALGIFVAMLGFIVGAYALFRAFQHFILELPIVYNPGWATIVTLICLIGGSILISIGILGEYVARIFEESKGRPLYVIEFIKTKGKKKIEREILNHSEEYLKKSRFGF; encoded by the coding sequence ATGAAACGATATTTAGAAAAACGAGCAAATCCCAAATTGTTGTCGGTTGTTATCCCTTGTTTTAATGAGGAGAAGGTTCTTCCTTTTTTACAAAGTAGAATTATTAATGTTTTAGAATCTTTCCGGCTCAAATTTGAATTGATACTTGTGAATGACGGGAGCAGTGATCGAACTATATTTCAACTGGTCGAATGGGCAGAGAAAGATGCAAGGGTCAAGATCATCAGTCTTTCTAGGAATTTTGGCCATCAAATCGCAGTGACTGCAGGAATGGATTATGCCAGTGGAGATGCAGTGGTCATAATGGATGCAGATTTACAAGATCCTCCAGAAGTCATTGGTAAAATGTTAGAGAAATATAAAGAAGGTTATGATGTCGTTTATGGGCAACGTTTAGCTCGATCTGGGGAATCATTTTTTAAGAAAGTGACAGCTTGGGCTTTCTATCGCTTAATGAAGATATTAGTACATCGGGATTTACCTCTTGATTCTGGCGATTTTCGTTTGATCTCAAGGCGTTGTCTCATAGAACTGAACCGCCTTCGTGAAAATCATCGTTTCTTAAGAGGTATGAATGCTTGGATAGGATTTCCGCAAACACCGGTTTTTTATAATCGGGATCCTAGGGTCGCAGGCGAAACCAAGTATCCACTTCGCAAAATGTTAAAATTAGCGATGAATGCCGCGGTATCTTTTTCGCCACTTCCACTACGTTTTAGTTTGGCCTTGGGGATATTTGTTGCCATGCTTGGTTTTATTGTAGGTGCGTACGCTTTGTTTCGAGCGTTCCAACACTTTATATTAGAGCTTCCGATCGTTTATAATCCAGGTTGGGCTACAATCGTAACATTGATTTGTTTGATTGGTGGGTCTATTTTGATTTCTATAGGAATACTTGGAGAATATGTGGCTCGTATTTTTGAAGAATCAAAGGGTAGACCTCTCTATGTAATTGAATTTATCAAAACAAAAGGTAAGAAGAAAATCGAAAGAGAAATTTTGAATCATTCTGAAGAGTATTTAAAAAAATCACGTTTTGGTTTTTAA
- a CDS encoding O-antigen ligase family protein — MISFHFVSIFVLSSISYSFLFSEYPEVCLLFFYPLIHESFDRFSLLLVKKNFVFFVLFLFFINSLVFGFSSQHFLTYLFLYLLIFFLYCFEFEIKVSFLLILLVCNLLEVLIRNYLITQEFVFFYKDGSSILNSNRVAAYTAIQIPLLLAAIKRKFNKVNFVYLISVSILVCFVLLNQFSRASVFGVLIVLGTYLLFLQLKKDTFIYFLYFLCPLVFLIHFSPIIVTILASPNIEIYEYLNQLSSGRLELWEIYFTLFNNLSLPQKIFGLGIGEHNFLLAYLPKELSTYLMQFATKADGSYLHTHNLPSTILFYSGFFGLISYILLILYYFYRFLIQKDHHENRIWCLLAVLYFLIHNAFDMLVDVYGFMLLFAYLLKVREPGKQEKTIFNSNQISKISFVPLFFCLVIYGYFLCSRIYFKNEFFKNNALINQNFDQNASCKLVRFPERKPSETKYNISLNWNPFFVKDFPSYRYSQEIYLFQLSALGNEANKPEVLNIKKRFYKECKRNHFRPVVCEMNSTDVKMVPYSGIWLSDIISDCTLE, encoded by the coding sequence ATGATTTCCTTTCATTTTGTTTCTATCTTTGTTCTCTCTAGTATTTCGTATTCGTTTTTGTTTTCCGAATATCCGGAAGTTTGTTTGCTCTTTTTTTATCCCTTAATTCATGAAAGTTTTGATCGTTTCTCTCTTCTTTTAGTGAAGAAAAACTTTGTTTTTTTTGTATTGTTTCTCTTCTTTATTAACTCTCTCGTTTTTGGTTTTAGTTCTCAGCATTTTTTGACTTATCTATTTTTGTATCTGCTTATTTTCTTTTTATATTGCTTTGAATTTGAAATCAAAGTTTCCTTTCTTTTGATTCTATTGGTTTGTAATCTTTTGGAGGTGCTTATTAGGAACTACCTTATCACCCAGGAGTTTGTTTTCTTTTATAAAGATGGATCTAGTATTTTAAATTCCAATCGGGTTGCAGCATATACAGCGATTCAAATTCCACTTCTTTTGGCAGCTATCAAACGAAAGTTTAATAAGGTTAACTTTGTTTATTTGATTTCCGTATCCATTTTAGTCTGTTTTGTTCTATTGAATCAATTCTCAAGGGCTAGTGTATTCGGTGTTTTGATTGTTCTTGGAACCTATTTGTTATTCTTACAATTAAAAAAAGATACTTTTATATACTTCCTTTATTTTTTATGTCCATTGGTTTTTCTAATTCACTTTTCTCCCATCATTGTTACGATTTTAGCTTCACCTAATATTGAAATTTATGAATATTTGAATCAACTTTCCTCTGGCAGATTGGAGTTGTGGGAGATTTATTTTACTCTTTTTAACAATCTGAGTTTACCACAAAAAATCTTCGGGTTAGGGATTGGAGAACACAATTTTCTATTGGCGTACCTTCCAAAAGAATTAAGTACATATTTGATGCAATTTGCAACGAAAGCCGATGGATCGTATCTTCACACTCATAACCTGCCTAGTACGATCTTATTCTATTCGGGTTTTTTTGGCTTGATTTCTTACATTTTACTGATTCTTTATTATTTTTATCGATTCCTTATACAAAAAGATCATCACGAGAATAGAATCTGGTGTTTACTAGCTGTTCTTTATTTTTTGATCCACAACGCGTTTGATATGTTGGTGGATGTGTATGGTTTTATGCTTCTCTTTGCTTATTTATTGAAAGTTCGAGAACCTGGAAAGCAAGAAAAAACGATATTTAATTCCAATCAAATTAGCAAGATTTCCTTTGTTCCACTTTTTTTCTGCTTAGTCATATACGGTTATTTTTTATGTTCTAGAATTTATTTTAAGAATGAATTCTTTAAAAATAACGCATTGATTAATCAAAATTTTGATCAAAATGCTAGTTGTAAACTTGTTCGTTTTCCAGAAAGGAAACCCAGTGAAACGAAATATAATATTTCTTTGAATTGGAATCCATTTTTTGTAAAAGACTTTCCATCCTACCGATATTCTCAAGAAATCTATCTATTTCAACTCTCTGCTTTAGGCAATGAAGCAAACAAACCAGAAGTTTTGAACATAAAGAAACGATTCTATAAGGAATGTAAGAGAAATCATTTTCGACCCGTAGTATGTGAAATGAACTCGACGGATGTTAAAATGGTGCCATATTCAGGAATTTGGCTAAGCGATATTATTTCCGATTGTACGTTGGAGTAA